The following are from one region of the Pseudomonas putida genome:
- the mtnA gene encoding S-methyl-5-thioribose-1-phosphate isomerase gives MRERLLAAEKVTAIRWQGGVLHLLDQRLLPSEERWQACDNVAQVAAAIRDMVVRGASAIGIAAAYGLVLALEERLAEGGDWEMDLEEDFLTLAEARPTAANLFWALNRMRERLQRLRPDEGVLAALEAEAVAIHESDREANLTMAQQGIELIRRHQGNAQALLTYGNAGALACGGIGTALGVIRAGYLEGMVERVYAGETRPWLHGSRLTAWELANEGIPVTLCADSALAHLMKSKGITWVVVGADCIAANGDVASKIGTYQLAVSAMHHGVRFMVVAPSTSIDLNLATGEDIPLEERAADELLDIGGTRVAPDVEVFNPVFDVTPADLIDVIVTERGIVERPDTAKLAQLICRKRLH, from the coding sequence ATGCGCGAGCGACTTTTGGCGGCGGAGAAGGTGACCGCGATCCGCTGGCAGGGCGGCGTCTTGCACCTGCTCGACCAGCGCCTGCTGCCGTCGGAAGAACGCTGGCAGGCCTGCGACAATGTCGCGCAGGTGGCAGCGGCGATCCGCGACATGGTCGTGCGCGGCGCGTCGGCCATCGGCATTGCCGCGGCCTATGGCCTGGTGCTGGCGCTGGAAGAGCGGCTGGCCGAGGGTGGCGACTGGGAAATGGATCTGGAAGAAGACTTTCTCACCCTGGCCGAAGCACGCCCTACCGCCGCCAACCTGTTCTGGGCGCTGAACCGCATGCGCGAGCGCCTGCAGCGCCTGCGTCCGGATGAGGGCGTGCTGGCGGCGCTGGAGGCCGAAGCGGTGGCCATTCACGAAAGTGACCGCGAAGCCAACCTGACCATGGCCCAGCAGGGAATCGAGCTGATTCGCCGCCACCAGGGCAATGCCCAGGCCCTGCTCACCTACGGCAATGCCGGCGCCCTGGCCTGTGGTGGCATCGGCACTGCGTTGGGGGTTATCCGCGCCGGCTATCTGGAGGGCATGGTCGAGCGGGTGTATGCCGGTGAGACCCGCCCCTGGCTGCATGGCTCGCGCCTGACCGCGTGGGAGCTGGCCAACGAGGGCATCCCGGTCACCCTGTGCGCCGATTCGGCGCTGGCCCACCTGATGAAAAGCAAGGGCATCACCTGGGTGGTGGTGGGCGCGGACTGCATCGCCGCCAACGGCGACGTGGCCAGCAAGATCGGCACGTATCAGCTGGCAGTCAGCGCCATGCACCACGGCGTGCGTTTCATGGTGGTGGCGCCGAGCACCAGCATTGACCTGAACCTGGCCACGGGCGAGGACATCCCGCTGGAAGAGCGCGCTGCCGACGAGTTGCTGGACATTGGCGGCACTCGCGTGGCGCCGGATGTCGAGGTGTTCAACCCGGTGTTCGACGTGACCCCGGCCGACCTGATCGACGTGATCGTGACCGAGCGCGGCATCGTCGAACGGCCTGATACCGCCAAGCTGGCACAGTTGATTTGCCGCAAGCGCCTGCACTGA
- a CDS encoding EAL domain-containing protein — MKGHRTLEAPKLLGITWPFIAVVVFQVALGSLSLYTLSAVRAYVAGESLWSKAQKDAIYYLNLYAETRDDITYQRYRQAITVPQGDHQLREVLDQPNPDLDAARQAVLQGGNHPDDVERIIWFYRNFRNVSYMQTAIDYWDIGDDYLGKLDMLAMEMRSSFAAGPVDARTVSDWKARIVTINEGVTPAARAFSDALGEGSRMLLRVLLITNLLTAMFLIAIAWRRSSKLLAQRQAFASALQEEKERAQITLQAIGDAVITADVEGSIGYMNPAAEQLTHWQSGQAQGLPLSALFSLVDEQAEEDGRSLVEQVLSGSLKGGAEHARLIQRLDGSTVSVNLVGSPIVSDGQVSGIVLVLHDMTQERQYIANLSWQATHDALTGLANRREFEYRLEQALNDLARQPGRHSLMFLDLDQFKLVNDTCGHAAGDELLRHICAVLQSGLREGDTLARLGGDEFGVLLESCPPDQAERIAEQLRQLVQSLHFVWKGRPFVTTVSVGLVHMAQAPGTLETSLRAADMACYMAKEKGRNRVQVYHADDSELSMRFGEMAWIQRLHVALEENRFCLYAQEIAPLKTFEGPGHIEILLRLHDESGRTILPSSFIPAAERYGLMTALDRWVVRNVFQVIRQCLDEGREGPLSICAINLSGSSIGDDKFLEYLQRLFVDYAIPPRMICFEITETSAIANLGSAIRFINELKGLGCRFSLDDFCAGMSSFAYLKHLPVDYLKIDGSFVKDMLDDPVNRAMVEVINHIGHVMGKRTIAEFVETPLIEQALQEIGVDYAQGYLIERPQVFTCDSLQRQRIAARPLLQRAPGTFR, encoded by the coding sequence ATGAAGGGACATCGCACTCTAGAAGCGCCAAAGCTGCTCGGCATCACCTGGCCCTTCATCGCCGTCGTGGTCTTCCAGGTCGCCTTGGGCAGCCTCAGCCTTTATACGCTCTCGGCCGTGCGTGCCTATGTGGCGGGCGAAAGCCTGTGGTCCAAGGCGCAGAAAGACGCCATCTACTACCTCAACCTGTACGCCGAAACCCGCGACGACATCACCTACCAGCGCTATCGCCAGGCTATTACCGTGCCCCAGGGCGACCACCAGCTGCGCGAGGTGCTCGACCAGCCCAACCCCGACCTGGACGCCGCGCGCCAGGCTGTGCTGCAAGGTGGCAACCACCCCGACGATGTCGAGCGGATCATCTGGTTCTACCGCAACTTTCGCAACGTCAGCTACATGCAGACGGCCATCGACTACTGGGACATCGGCGATGATTACCTGGGCAAGCTGGATATGCTGGCCATGGAAATGCGCAGCAGCTTCGCCGCTGGCCCGGTCGATGCCCGCACGGTCAGCGACTGGAAGGCGCGTATCGTCACCATCAACGAAGGGGTAACCCCGGCCGCCAGGGCGTTCAGCGATGCCTTGGGCGAAGGCTCGCGCATGCTGCTGCGGGTGCTGCTGATCACCAACCTGCTGACCGCGATGTTCCTGATTGCCATAGCCTGGCGCCGCTCCAGCAAGCTGCTTGCCCAACGTCAGGCCTTTGCCAGCGCCCTGCAGGAAGAAAAGGAGCGGGCGCAGATCACCCTGCAGGCCATTGGCGATGCGGTGATTACCGCGGACGTGGAAGGCAGTATCGGCTACATGAACCCGGCCGCCGAGCAACTGACCCACTGGCAGTCCGGCCAGGCCCAGGGCCTGCCGCTGTCGGCGCTGTTCAGCCTGGTGGACGAGCAGGCCGAGGAAGACGGCCGCAGCCTGGTCGAGCAGGTGCTCAGCGGTAGCTTGAAGGGCGGCGCCGAGCATGCCCGGCTGATTCAGCGCCTGGACGGTAGCACCGTGTCGGTCAACCTGGTCGGTTCGCCGATTGTCAGTGACGGCCAGGTCAGCGGTATCGTACTGGTGCTGCACGACATGACCCAGGAGCGCCAGTACATCGCGAACTTGTCCTGGCAGGCGACCCACGACGCCCTTACCGGGCTGGCCAACCGCCGCGAGTTCGAATACCGCCTGGAGCAGGCGCTTAACGACCTGGCGCGCCAGCCTGGGCGGCATTCGCTGATGTTCCTCGACCTCGACCAGTTCAAGCTGGTCAACGATACCTGCGGGCATGCTGCCGGCGACGAACTGCTGCGGCACATCTGCGCCGTGCTGCAGTCGGGCCTGCGCGAAGGCGATACCCTGGCCCGGCTGGGGGGGGACGAATTCGGCGTGCTGCTGGAAAGCTGCCCGCCCGACCAGGCCGAGCGTATTGCCGAGCAGCTGCGTCAGCTGGTGCAAAGCCTGCATTTCGTGTGGAAGGGGCGGCCGTTCGTCACCACTGTCAGCGTCGGCCTGGTGCACATGGCGCAGGCCCCCGGCACGCTTGAAACCTCGCTGCGCGCCGCCGACATGGCCTGCTACATGGCCAAGGAAAAGGGCCGCAACCGCGTGCAGGTGTACCATGCCGACGACAGCGAGCTGTCCATGCGGTTTGGCGAAATGGCCTGGATCCAGCGCTTGCACGTGGCCCTGGAGGAAAACCGCTTCTGCCTGTACGCCCAGGAAATTGCCCCGCTGAAAACCTTCGAAGGCCCTGGCCATATCGAGATCCTGCTGCGCCTGCACGACGAAAGCGGGCGTACCATCCTGCCTAGCAGCTTCATCCCGGCGGCCGAGCGCTACGGCCTTATGACCGCGCTGGACCGCTGGGTAGTGCGCAATGTGTTCCAGGTCATCCGCCAGTGCTTGGACGAAGGGCGCGAGGGGCCGCTGTCGATCTGCGCGATCAATCTGTCGGGGTCGAGTATTGGCGACGACAAGTTCCTCGAATACCTGCAACGCCTGTTCGTCGACTACGCCATTCCGCCGCGGATGATCTGTTTCGAAATCACCGAAACCAGCGCCATAGCCAACCTTGGCAGCGCCATCCGCTTCATCAACGAGTTGAAGGGGCTGGGTTGTCGCTTCTCGCTCGATGACTTCTGCGCCGGCATGTCATCGTTCGCCTACCTCAAGCATTTGCCCGTGGATTACCTGAAGATCGACGGGAGTTTCGTCAAGGACATGCTCGACGACCCGGTCAACCGGGCCATGGTCGAGGTCATCAACCACATCGGTCACGTAATGGGCAAGCGCACCATTGCCGAATTCGTCGAAACACCCTTGATCGAGCAGGCCTTGCAGGAAATTGGCGTGGATTACGCCCAGGGCTATCTCATCGAACGCCCTCAGGTGTTCACCTGTGACAGTCTGCAGCGCCAACGGATCGCCGCCCGGCCTCTGTTGCAGCGGGCACCTGGCACGTTTCGCTAG
- a CDS encoding ABC transporter ATP-binding protein: MLDVPGSPDPVPGKPHTAADRLSWAEIRRLALHHKKNLWSANLIAVLAACCSVPIPLLLPLLVDEVLLGHGDAALKWMNHLLPSGWQVAAGYIGLMLLLTLCLRLAALAFNVIQARLFAGLAKDIVYRLRIRLIERLKRISLKEYESLGSGTVTTHLVTDLDTLDKFVGETLSRFLVAMLTLTGTAAILIWMHWQLALLILLFNPLVIYFTVQLGKRVKHLKKLENDSTARFTQALAETLDAIQEIRASNRQGYFLGRLGLRAREVRDYAVDSQWKSDASGRASGLLFQFGIDIFRAAAMLTVLFSDLSIGQMLAVFSYLWFMIGPVEQLLNLQYAYYAAGGALSRLNELLARADEPQYPAASDPFAGRETVGIDVRDLRFAYGDEPVLEHLDLSIAPGEKVAIVGASGGGKSTLVQLLLGLYSAQAGTIRFGGASLQEIGLETLRENVAVVLQHPSLFNDTVRANLTMGRDSSDEACWQALGIAQLDATIAALPQGLDSVVGRSGVRLSGGQRQRLAIARMVLAEPKVVILDEATSALDAATEYNLHQALARFLSGRTTLIIAHRLSAVKQADRVLVFDGGHVAEDGDHQQLIAEGGLYAKLYGHLQQS, translated from the coding sequence GTGCTTGATGTGCCTGGGTCACCCGACCCGGTGCCGGGCAAGCCTCACACTGCGGCCGATCGACTGAGCTGGGCGGAAATCCGCCGCCTGGCCCTGCATCACAAGAAAAACCTCTGGTCCGCCAACCTGATCGCCGTATTGGCGGCTTGCTGCAGCGTGCCCATCCCGCTGCTGCTGCCGTTGCTGGTGGACGAAGTGCTGCTGGGCCATGGCGACGCCGCGCTGAAGTGGATGAACCACCTGCTGCCGTCCGGCTGGCAGGTGGCGGCGGGCTACATAGGCCTGATGTTGCTGCTGACCCTGTGCCTGCGCCTGGCCGCGCTGGCGTTCAACGTGATCCAGGCCAGGCTGTTCGCCGGCCTGGCCAAGGACATCGTCTACCGCCTGCGCATTCGCCTGATCGAGCGGCTCAAGCGCATCTCGCTGAAGGAATACGAGAGCCTGGGCAGCGGCACGGTGACCACCCATCTGGTCACCGACCTGGATACCCTCGACAAATTCGTCGGCGAAACCCTCAGCCGCTTCCTGGTGGCCATGCTGACCCTGACCGGCACGGCGGCCATCCTGATCTGGATGCACTGGCAGCTGGCTTTGCTGATATTGCTGTTCAACCCCCTGGTCATCTACTTCACCGTGCAGTTGGGCAAGCGCGTCAAGCACTTGAAAAAACTCGAGAACGACAGCACCGCGCGGTTTACCCAGGCGCTGGCAGAAACCCTCGATGCCATCCAGGAAATCCGCGCCAGCAACCGTCAGGGCTACTTCCTTGGTCGCCTCGGCCTGCGCGCGCGCGAAGTGCGTGACTACGCCGTCGACTCGCAATGGAAGAGCGATGCCAGTGGCCGTGCCAGTGGCCTGCTGTTTCAGTTCGGTATCGATATTTTCCGCGCCGCGGCCATGCTCACCGTGCTGTTCTCCGACTTGTCGATCGGCCAGATGCTGGCGGTGTTCAGCTACCTGTGGTTCATGATCGGCCCGGTGGAGCAGTTGCTCAACCTGCAATACGCCTACTACGCCGCCGGTGGCGCGTTGAGCCGCCTCAACGAACTGCTGGCACGCGCCGACGAGCCGCAGTACCCGGCCGCCAGCGACCCGTTCGCCGGCCGCGAGACAGTCGGTATCGACGTGCGCGACCTGCGCTTTGCCTATGGCGACGAGCCGGTGCTCGAGCACCTCGACCTGTCCATTGCTCCGGGCGAGAAGGTGGCAATCGTCGGCGCCAGCGGTGGTGGCAAGAGCACCCTGGTGCAGCTGTTGCTGGGCCTGTATAGCGCCCAGGCCGGCACCATCCGCTTTGGCGGTGCCAGCCTGCAGGAAATCGGCCTGGAAACCCTGCGCGAAAACGTGGCGGTAGTGTTGCAGCACCCGTCGTTGTTCAACGACACCGTGCGCGCCAACCTGACCATGGGCCGGGACAGCAGCGACGAGGCCTGCTGGCAGGCGCTGGGTATCGCCCAGCTGGATGCCACAATCGCCGCCTTGCCGCAGGGCCTGGACAGTGTGGTGGGGCGTTCCGGCGTGCGCTTGTCCGGTGGGCAGCGCCAGCGCCTGGCCATTGCCCGCATGGTGCTGGCCGAGCCCAAGGTGGTGATCCTCGACGAAGCCACCTCGGCCCTGGATGCCGCCACCGAATACAACCTGCACCAGGCCCTGGCGCGCTTTCTCAGCGGCCGCACCACACTGATCATTGCCCACCGCCTGTCGGCGGTGAAACAGGCCGACCGGGTGCTGGTGTTCGACGGCGGGCATGTGGCCGAGGACGGCGACCATCAGCAGCTGATTGCCGAGGGTGGGTTGTATGCCAAGCTATATGGGCACCTGCAGCAGAGCTGA
- a CDS encoding DsbA family protein, translating to MSARLIYVMDPMCSWCWGFAPVAAALIAQAREAGVPTHLVPGGLRTGGSPLDSSTRKYILEHWQAVADATGQPFRFEGAMPDGFVYDTEPACRALVTARELNAERVWPLLALIQRSFYEQGVDVTVAPHLVDLAEQAGFDRAVFAEAFARADTRAATAADFSWAQDLGIAGFPTLLAERNGQLALLTNGYQPLERLQPLLGRWLQQAACA from the coding sequence ATGTCTGCACGCCTGATCTATGTGATGGACCCGATGTGCTCCTGGTGCTGGGGTTTTGCACCCGTGGCCGCGGCCCTGATCGCCCAGGCGCGTGAGGCAGGCGTGCCGACCCACCTGGTGCCTGGCGGGCTGCGTACCGGCGGCAGTCCCCTGGACAGCTCTACCCGCAAGTACATCCTCGAACACTGGCAGGCGGTGGCCGATGCCACCGGCCAGCCGTTCCGCTTCGAGGGGGCCATGCCCGACGGCTTCGTCTACGACACCGAGCCGGCCTGCCGTGCGCTGGTCACTGCCCGCGAGCTGAACGCCGAGCGCGTCTGGCCGCTGCTGGCGCTGATCCAGCGTTCGTTCTACGAGCAGGGCGTGGACGTGACCGTTGCGCCGCATCTGGTCGATCTGGCCGAGCAGGCAGGCTTCGATCGTGCCGTGTTCGCCGAGGCCTTCGCCCGTGCCGACACCCGCGCCGCCACTGCAGCCGATTTCAGTTGGGCCCAGGACCTGGGCATTGCCGGTTTCCCGACCCTGCTGGCCGAACGCAATGGCCAGCTGGCCCTGCTGACCAACGGCTACCAGCCGCTGGAACGCCTGCAACCTTTGCTCGGCCGCTGGCTGCAGCAGGCCGCCTGTGCTTGA
- a CDS encoding iron-containing redox enzyme family protein, with protein MIDAFVRIGPLMDPASYPQWAQQLIEDCRESKRRVVEHEFYARLRDGQLKQSTIRQYLIGGWPVVEQFSLYMAHNLTKTRYGRHQGEDMARRWLMRNIRVELNHADYWVNWCQAHGVHLHELQAQDVPPELNGLNDWCWRVCATENLAISMAATNYAIEGATGEWSAVVCSTDTYALGFPEDQRKRAMKWLKMHAQYDDAHPWEALEIICTLAGENPTLGLRNELRKAICKSYDCMYLFLERCMQLEGRQQGRMRPALAAG; from the coding sequence GTGATTGACGCATTCGTTCGTATCGGGCCTTTGATGGATCCCGCCAGCTACCCCCAATGGGCCCAGCAACTGATTGAAGACTGCCGCGAGAGCAAGCGCCGGGTAGTCGAGCACGAGTTTTACGCGCGTCTGCGCGATGGCCAGCTGAAGCAATCGACCATTCGCCAGTACCTGATCGGTGGCTGGCCGGTGGTGGAGCAGTTCTCGCTGTACATGGCCCACAACCTGACCAAGACCCGCTACGGCCGACATCAGGGCGAAGACATGGCGCGGCGCTGGCTGATGCGCAACATCCGTGTCGAGCTCAACCACGCCGACTACTGGGTGAACTGGTGTCAGGCGCATGGCGTGCACCTGCACGAACTACAGGCCCAGGATGTGCCGCCAGAGCTGAACGGTTTGAACGACTGGTGCTGGCGCGTGTGCGCTACCGAGAACCTGGCCATTTCCATGGCGGCGACCAACTACGCCATCGAAGGTGCGACCGGTGAATGGTCGGCGGTGGTGTGCTCCACCGACACCTATGCCCTGGGCTTCCCGGAGGACCAGCGCAAGCGGGCGATGAAGTGGCTGAAGATGCATGCCCAGTATGATGACGCGCACCCGTGGGAGGCGCTGGAGATCATCTGCACCCTGGCCGGCGAGAACCCGACCCTGGGGCTGCGCAATGAACTGCGCAAGGCGATTTGCAAGAGCTATGACTGCATGTACCTGTTCCTGGAACGGTGCATGCAGCTGGAAGGGCGCCAGCAGGGGCGCATGCGACCGGCGTTGGCTGCGGGCTGA
- a CDS encoding BolA family protein has protein sequence MTMQQRIEQQLATLAPQHLQVLNESHMHSRGQETHYKAVIVSEQFAGLNSVKRHQKVYATMGELMGEIHALAIHTYTADEWAKVGVAPASPVCAGGGH, from the coding sequence ATGACCATGCAACAGCGTATCGAACAGCAGCTGGCCACCCTGGCGCCGCAACACCTGCAAGTGCTCAATGAAAGCCACATGCACAGTCGTGGTCAGGAGACCCACTACAAGGCAGTGATCGTCAGCGAGCAGTTTGCCGGCTTGAATAGCGTGAAGCGCCACCAGAAGGTGTACGCCACCATGGGTGAGCTGATGGGCGAGATCCATGCCCTGGCCATTCACACCTACACCGCCGACGAGTGGGCCAAGGTCGGCGTTGCACCGGCCTCGCCGGTGTGTGCGGGCGGCGGGCACTGA
- a CDS encoding DUF2059 domain-containing protein, with protein MTRLRVLCAAVALACASGQVLAATASHNAAAEKFLTLANADKLGTPVYMQVQQMFAQRFAQTKAPASKQPVLESYQAKANAALDNAIGWNKLKPKMVDLYTQTFTEQELKDLVKFYESPLGKKVLREMPKVTQQSAQLTQQSLEPAVPVVNKLLDDMTKELDPNAGKAAAPAKK; from the coding sequence ATGACCCGTCTCCGTGTCCTTTGTGCCGCCGTTGCCCTGGCTTGCGCCAGCGGCCAGGTACTCGCTGCCACCGCCAGCCACAATGCTGCTGCCGAGAAATTCCTGACCCTGGCCAACGCTGACAAGTTGGGCACCCCGGTGTACATGCAGGTCCAGCAGATGTTTGCCCAGCGTTTCGCCCAGACCAAGGCCCCGGCCAGCAAGCAGCCGGTACTGGAAAGCTACCAGGCCAAGGCCAACGCCGCGCTGGACAACGCTATCGGCTGGAACAAGCTGAAGCCGAAGATGGTCGACCTGTACACCCAGACCTTCACCGAGCAGGAGCTCAAGGACCTGGTCAAGTTCTATGAATCGCCGCTGGGCAAGAAAGTGCTGCGCGAAATGCCCAAGGTCACCCAGCAGTCGGCCCAGCTGACCCAGCAGAGCCTGGAGCCAGCGGTACCGGTGGTGAACAAGCTGCTGGACGACATGACCAAGGAGCTGGACCCGAACGCTGGCAAGGCCGCCGCCCCGGCGAAGAAGTGA
- the mupP gene encoding N-acetylmuramic acid 6-phosphate phosphatase MupP yields the protein MRLQAVLFDMDGTLLDTAPDFIAICQAMLVERGLPAVDDKLIRDVISGGARAMVAATFAISPEAEGFEALRLEFLERYQRDCAVHSKLFDGMAELLADIEKGNLLWGVVTNKPVRFAEPIMQQLGLAERSALLICPDHVKNSKPDPEPLILACKTLNLDPASVLFVGDDLRDIESGRDAGTRTAAVRYGYIHPEDNPNNWGADVVVDHPLELRKVIDSALCGC from the coding sequence ATGCGTTTGCAAGCAGTACTCTTCGACATGGACGGCACATTGCTCGACACGGCGCCGGACTTCATCGCCATCTGCCAGGCCATGCTCGTCGAGCGCGGCCTGCCGGCGGTCGATGACAAGCTGATCCGCGACGTGATCTCCGGCGGCGCCCGGGCGATGGTCGCCGCGACCTTCGCCATAAGCCCGGAGGCCGAAGGCTTCGAGGCCCTGCGCCTGGAATTCCTCGAGCGTTACCAGCGCGACTGCGCGGTGCACAGCAAGCTGTTCGACGGCATGGCCGAGCTGCTGGCCGACATCGAGAAAGGCAACCTGCTGTGGGGCGTGGTCACCAACAAGCCGGTACGCTTCGCCGAACCGATCATGCAACAGCTGGGCCTGGCCGAGCGTTCGGCGCTGCTGATCTGCCCGGACCACGTGAAAAACAGCAAACCCGACCCCGAGCCGCTGATCCTCGCCTGCAAGACTCTGAACCTGGACCCTGCCAGCGTGCTGTTCGTCGGCGACGACCTGCGCGACATCGAGTCTGGCCGCGACGCCGGCACTCGCACGGCGGCGGTGCGCTACGGCTATATTCATCCAGAGGACAACCCCAACAACTGGGGTGCCGACGTAGTAGTGGACCACCCGCTGGAACTGCGCAAGGTTATCGACAGCGCGCTGTGCGGCTGCTGA
- a CDS encoding YciK family oxidoreductase → MFDYTARPDLLQGRVILVTGAGRGIGAAAAKAYAALGATVLLLGKTEANLNEVYDQIEAAGHPQPVVIPFNLETALPHQYDELAVMIEEQFGRLDGLLNNASIIGPRTPLEQLSGDNFMRVMHINVNATFMLTSTLLPLLKLSEDASVVFTSSSVGRKGRAYWGAYGVSKFATEGLMQTLADELEGVAPVRSNSINPGATRTAMRAQAYPSENPQNNPLPEEIMPVYLYLMGPDSKGVNGQAFNAQ, encoded by the coding sequence ATGTTCGACTACACCGCCCGCCCCGACCTGCTGCAAGGTCGGGTCATCCTGGTTACCGGTGCCGGCCGCGGCATCGGCGCTGCTGCCGCCAAGGCCTACGCTGCGCTGGGTGCCACCGTGCTGCTGCTGGGCAAGACCGAAGCCAACCTCAACGAGGTCTACGACCAGATCGAAGCCGCCGGGCACCCGCAACCGGTGGTGATCCCGTTCAACCTGGAAACCGCCCTGCCCCACCAGTACGACGAACTGGCGGTGATGATCGAGGAGCAGTTCGGCCGCCTCGACGGCCTGCTGAACAATGCTTCGATCATCGGCCCGCGCACGCCGCTGGAGCAGCTGTCGGGCGACAACTTCATGCGCGTGATGCACATCAACGTCAATGCCACCTTCATGCTCACCAGCACCCTGCTACCGCTGCTGAAGCTGTCGGAAGACGCTTCGGTGGTGTTCACCAGCAGCAGCGTCGGGCGCAAAGGCCGGGCCTACTGGGGCGCCTATGGCGTGTCCAAGTTCGCCACCGAGGGCCTGATGCAAACCCTGGCCGATGAACTGGAAGGCGTGGCACCGGTGCGCTCCAACAGCATCAACCCGGGCGCCACGCGCACGGCGATGCGGGCACAGGCCTACCCCAGCGAAAACCCGCAGAACAACCCGCTGCCGGAAGAAATCATGCCGGTGTACCTGTACCTGATGGGGCCGGACAGCAAAGGGGTGAACGGGCAGGCGTTCAACGCCCAGTAA
- the ubiG gene encoding bifunctional 2-polyprenyl-6-hydroxyphenol methylase/3-demethylubiquinol 3-O-methyltransferase UbiG, protein MSNVDRAEIAKFEALAHRWWDRESEFKPLHEINPLRVNWIDERASLAGKKVLDVGCGGGILSEAMALRGATVTGIDMGEAPLAVAQLHQLESGVQVEYRQITAEALAEEMPEQFDVVTCLEMLEHVPDPSSVIRACYRMVKPGGQVFFSTINRNPKAYLLAIVGAEYILKMLPRGTHDFKKFIRPSELGAWSRVAGLQVKDIIGLTYNPLTKHYKLSSDVDVNYMIQTLREE, encoded by the coding sequence ATGAGCAACGTCGACCGCGCCGAAATCGCCAAGTTCGAAGCGCTGGCCCACCGCTGGTGGGACCGCGAAAGCGAGTTCAAGCCGCTGCACGAAATCAACCCGCTGCGCGTCAACTGGATCGACGAGCGCGCCAGCCTGGCCGGCAAGAAAGTGCTGGACGTGGGTTGCGGTGGCGGCATCCTCAGCGAAGCCATGGCCCTGCGCGGCGCCACGGTCACCGGCATCGACATGGGCGAAGCGCCGCTGGCCGTGGCCCAGCTGCACCAGCTGGAGTCGGGCGTGCAGGTGGAATACCGGCAGATCACTGCCGAAGCCCTGGCCGAGGAAATGCCCGAACAGTTCGACGTGGTCACCTGCCTGGAAATGCTCGAGCACGTGCCCGACCCGTCTTCGGTCATCCGCGCCTGCTACCGCATGGTCAAGCCTGGCGGCCAGGTGTTCTTCTCCACCATCAACCGCAACCCCAAGGCCTACCTGCTGGCCATCGTCGGTGCCGAGTACATCCTGAAGATGCTGCCGCGCGGCACCCACGACTTCAAGAAGTTCATCCGCCCGTCCGAGCTGGGCGCCTGGAGCCGCGTTGCCGGCCTGCAGGTGAAAGACATCATCGGCCTGACCTACAACCCGCTGACCAAGCACTACAAGCTCAGCAGCGACGTCGACGTCAACTACATGATCCAGACCCTGCGCGAGGAATGA